The following are from one region of the Sphingomonas sp. J315 genome:
- a CDS encoding TonB-dependent receptor translates to MTKYFLLLAAAPLALIAPAHARDADTAEPAAAQNAPEARKEVFSTGVAKGRDRLDQATSTSAIRGEEVHKLEPSSVAQIVRNIPGIRVEASSGVANNSYTIRGLPLASIGSKYLQFQEDGLPILEFGDFSFLGTDMFLRVDSSLNAVEAIRGGSSSTFASNAPGGVINFITKTGETEGGAVQATTGIGEEMYRADFTYGGRLSDTLRYQVGGFYREGEGPRATGYTGYRGGQIKANITKELPNGYVRLHAKYLDDRVPTYYFAPLRVTGTNDKPNYENVANFDISKDSMLSAYIPTQVTRDGNNAVRAFDMKDGLNPVVKAIGLESQFDIAGWTITERFRFADISGQMLQNFPLTVAPAAALAQSLGGPGATLSYASGPNTGQAIATPSALNGNGLLAASLLMNIQINSLDNMTNDLRASRVWDLSGGKLTFTAGYYKSRQWMNTDWLFTSVISDVRGNGEASLINVTTAGGVPQTQNGVFAYSAALVTTGYRRKYDVEFDTSAPYGSLNFHIGKVAIGASVRFNSGKAQGSIYGGELGGGRTPIAPFDINGDGVISAPETRSGIIPLTTPAPVDFDYNFVSYSAGVNYRVAEEMALFARYSKGGRAAATGPLFNPGHNSVTGGLVDQADAYDLVKQAEGGVKFRKANLTLNLTGFWASTDERNMQINTSAGGVTQVERIYRTYEAYGLEFEGAYQYGPFSVTAGATWTKAEIAKDQFNAAAVGNTPRHQPDLIYQTTAQYESKRFTVGANVVGTTGSFAQDSNQLRLPGYTLVNGFAQVRLTDNVQLGVTANNLFDTLALTDVNQPAIPASGVVTARALNGRTVAGSVRFSF, encoded by the coding sequence ATGACCAAGTATTTTCTTCTCCTGGCCGCCGCGCCGCTGGCACTGATCGCGCCGGCACATGCACGCGACGCCGACACTGCCGAACCGGCTGCCGCGCAGAACGCGCCCGAGGCACGCAAGGAAGTGTTCTCGACCGGCGTGGCCAAGGGCCGTGATCGCCTCGATCAGGCGACCTCGACCAGCGCGATCCGCGGCGAGGAAGTTCACAAGCTGGAGCCGAGCTCGGTCGCGCAGATCGTGCGCAACATCCCTGGCATCCGCGTTGAGGCCTCGTCGGGGGTCGCCAACAACAGCTACACGATCCGCGGTCTTCCGCTCGCGTCGATCGGCTCGAAATATCTCCAGTTCCAGGAAGACGGTCTGCCGATCCTCGAATTCGGCGACTTCTCGTTCCTCGGCACCGACATGTTCCTGCGCGTCGATTCCTCGCTGAACGCGGTCGAGGCGATCCGCGGTGGATCGTCGTCGACCTTCGCGTCGAACGCGCCGGGCGGCGTGATCAACTTCATCACCAAAACCGGTGAAACCGAGGGTGGCGCAGTTCAGGCGACCACCGGAATCGGCGAGGAAATGTACCGCGCCGATTTCACCTATGGCGGTCGCCTGAGCGACACGCTGCGCTATCAGGTCGGCGGCTTCTATCGCGAGGGCGAAGGGCCGCGCGCGACCGGCTATACCGGATATCGCGGCGGCCAGATCAAGGCGAACATCACCAAGGAATTGCCGAACGGCTATGTCCGTCTGCACGCCAAATATCTCGATGATCGCGTGCCGACCTATTATTTCGCGCCGCTGCGCGTGACCGGCACCAATGACAAGCCGAACTACGAGAATGTCGCCAATTTCGACATCAGCAAGGATTCGATGCTGTCGGCCTATATTCCGACCCAGGTCACTCGCGACGGCAACAACGCCGTGCGCGCGTTCGACATGAAGGACGGCCTGAACCCGGTGGTCAAGGCGATCGGCCTTGAGTCGCAGTTCGACATCGCCGGCTGGACGATCACCGAACGGTTCCGTTTCGCGGACATTTCGGGCCAGATGCTCCAGAACTTCCCGCTGACTGTCGCGCCGGCGGCGGCGCTTGCCCAGTCGCTGGGCGGTCCGGGCGCGACGCTGAGCTACGCTTCCGGTCCGAACACTGGCCAGGCGATTGCCACGCCATCGGCGCTCAACGGCAACGGTCTGCTCGCTGCGTCGCTGCTGATGAACATCCAGATCAACAGCCTCGACAACATGACCAACGATCTGCGCGCCAGCCGGGTCTGGGACCTGAGCGGCGGCAAGCTGACCTTCACTGCAGGCTACTACAAGTCGCGCCAGTGGATGAACACCGACTGGCTGTTCACCTCGGTCATTAGCGATGTGCGCGGCAATGGCGAAGCGTCGTTGATCAACGTGACCACCGCCGGCGGCGTACCGCAGACGCAGAACGGCGTCTTTGCCTATAGCGCGGCGCTCGTCACTACCGGCTATCGCCGCAAATACGACGTCGAGTTCGACACCAGCGCGCCCTACGGCTCGCTGAACTTCCACATCGGCAAGGTCGCCATCGGTGCCAGCGTCCGCTTCAACAGCGGCAAGGCACAGGGGTCGATCTATGGCGGCGAGCTGGGCGGCGGGCGCACCCCGATCGCGCCGTTCGACATCAATGGTGACGGCGTGATTTCGGCACCGGAAACCCGTTCCGGCATCATCCCGCTCACCACCCCGGCACCGGTCGATTTCGACTATAACTTCGTGAGCTATTCGGCGGGCGTGAACTATCGCGTCGCCGAAGAGATGGCGCTGTTCGCCCGTTACAGCAAGGGTGGGCGCGCGGCTGCGACTGGCCCGCTGTTCAACCCGGGGCATAACTCGGTGACGGGCGGTCTGGTTGATCAGGCCGACGCCTATGACCTGGTCAAGCAGGCCGAGGGTGGCGTGAAGTTCCGCAAGGCAAACCTGACCCTGAACCTGACGGGGTTCTGGGCCAGCACCGACGAACGCAACATGCAGATCAACACCAGCGCAGGTGGCGTGACACAGGTCGAGCGCATCTATCGCACCTATGAGGCTTATGGCCTCGAGTTCGAGGGTGCCTATCAGTACGGGCCGTTCAGCGTGACGGCGGGCGCGACCTGGACCAAGGCGGAGATCGCCAAGGACCAGTTCAACGCCGCGGCAGTGGGCAACACGCCGCGCCATCAGCCGGACCTGATCTATCAGACCACCGCGCAATATGAGAGCAAGCGTTTCACCGTCGGTGCCAATGTTGTCGGCACGACGGGCAGCTTCGCGCAGGACAGCAACCAGCTGCGACTGCCCGGCTACACGCTGGTCAATGGCTTCGCGCAGGTGCGCCTGACCGACAATGTCCAGCTGGGCGTGACCGCGAACAACCTGTTCGACACGCTGGCTCTGACCGACGTCAACCAGCCGGCGATCCCGGCGAGTGGTGTGGTCACTGCCCGCGCGCTCAACGGACGCACGGTCGCCGGGTCGGTTCGCTTCTCTTTCTGA
- a CDS encoding methyl-accepting chemotaxis protein has translation MLKSLKIPRKLGLSFLIICASAAVMMAVFFSNISAIRSVTDANTAAQSRYAKALALETALLRQNSQMRGYLVTGDKSYLKSYEEGRVDYDRASAELESELTDPKLIEAVRVSRKETLDWRAKWGDRLIKRVDGGDLAGAQAEVQGAGKAVLVSAAVLPLRDVRDAELAIIEEGAKTQESAMDTATTVLIVGGIALIGLAIGLAWLLSRAIATPIASLTNTMSTLASGRNDVDVEGAERADELGDMARAVLVFRDAAVAKQATDAAAAKAEAEQKMVVEIVSAQLSELAGGNLTAQIDADFPADYAAVKANFNAAVTSLRGLIASVMEATASIHSGSGRIAEASEDLARRTEANAASLEQTSAAIVQMDQRLKTTAAAAGQTVERANGAIGTVANGRSVAEGAVEAMGRVADSAKGIDSVIEGLDKIAFQTRVLAMNAAVEAGRAGEAGRGFAVVADLVSALAMRAEEEAGRARDQLTATQTDIVAAVEMVQKVDSALVDISTDVSEVHSLLDRIAQDNHAQSFAITEVSSAIGTMDQTTRQTSTMVEQSSAAARDLVNEVTHLADQAAQFTVEGGRSPVHAMQSRVAQTMGAAVWNAA, from the coding sequence ATGCTGAAGTCCCTGAAGATTCCGAGAAAGCTGGGCCTTTCATTCCTGATCATATGCGCGTCCGCGGCGGTCATGATGGCGGTGTTCTTCTCGAACATTTCGGCGATCCGGTCGGTGACCGACGCGAACACGGCCGCGCAGAGCCGCTATGCCAAGGCGCTTGCGCTGGAAACGGCGCTCCTGCGGCAGAACAGCCAGATGCGCGGCTATCTCGTCACGGGCGACAAGTCCTACCTCAAATCCTATGAGGAAGGGCGCGTCGACTATGACAGGGCGTCAGCCGAACTCGAGTCCGAACTGACTGATCCCAAGCTGATCGAAGCGGTGCGGGTGTCGCGCAAGGAAACGCTCGACTGGCGCGCCAAATGGGGCGATCGCCTGATCAAGCGCGTTGACGGCGGAGATCTTGCGGGTGCGCAGGCCGAGGTGCAGGGCGCGGGCAAGGCGGTGCTGGTCAGTGCCGCTGTACTGCCGCTGCGCGACGTGCGCGACGCCGAACTGGCGATCATCGAAGAGGGCGCGAAGACGCAGGAATCGGCGATGGACACCGCCACGACGGTGCTGATCGTCGGCGGGATCGCGCTGATCGGCCTTGCCATCGGTCTGGCCTGGCTGCTCAGCCGAGCCATTGCGACCCCGATCGCATCGCTGACGAATACGATGAGCACGCTGGCATCGGGCCGCAACGACGTCGATGTCGAGGGTGCCGAGCGCGCCGACGAACTGGGCGACATGGCACGCGCGGTGCTGGTGTTCCGCGACGCTGCAGTCGCCAAGCAGGCGACCGACGCGGCGGCGGCCAAGGCCGAGGCCGAGCAGAAGATGGTGGTCGAGATCGTCTCGGCGCAGCTGTCCGAGCTGGCCGGGGGCAATCTGACGGCACAGATCGACGCCGACTTCCCCGCCGACTATGCGGCGGTGAAGGCCAATTTCAACGCCGCTGTCACCAGCCTGCGCGGATTGATCGCATCGGTGATGGAGGCAACTGCCTCGATCCATTCCGGCTCCGGCCGGATCGCCGAGGCATCAGAGGATCTTGCCCGCCGGACCGAGGCGAACGCCGCGAGCCTGGAGCAGACCTCCGCCGCGATCGTCCAGATGGACCAGCGACTCAAGACCACCGCAGCCGCCGCCGGCCAGACGGTCGAGCGTGCGAACGGCGCGATCGGCACCGTCGCCAATGGCCGATCGGTCGCCGAGGGGGCGGTCGAGGCGATGGGTCGCGTGGCAGACAGCGCCAAGGGCATCGACAGCGTGATCGAGGGACTCGACAAGATCGCGTTCCAGACCCGGGTTCTGGCTATGAACGCGGCGGTCGAGGCGGGTCGCGCCGGTGAAGCCGGGCGTGGCTTTGCGGTCGTCGCCGACCTCGTCTCCGCGCTGGCGATGCGCGCCGAGGAAGAGGCGGGCCGGGCGCGTGACCAGCTGACCGCGACCCAGACCGATATCGTGGCTGCAGTGGAGATGGTCCAGAAGGTCGACAGCGCACTGGTCGATATCTCGACCGATGTGAGCGAGGTCCACTCGCTGCTCGACCGGATCGCGCAGGACAATCACGCGCAGTCGTTTGCGATCACCGAAGTCAGTTCGGCGATCGGGACGATGGACCAGACTACCCGCCAGACCAGCACGATGGTCGAGCAGAGCTCGGCCGCCGCGCGCGATCTGGTGAACGAGGTGACCCATCTCGCCGATCAGGCCGCGCAGTTCACCGTCGAAGGCGGGCGCAGTCCGGTCCATGCGATGCAGAGCCGCGTCGCGCAGACGATGGGTGCCGCTGTGTGGAACGCGGCGTGA
- a CDS encoding DUF2332 domain-containing protein: MTRVGSHGELRRQSRVIRALGSDFVASVLEAGDRQLHRAPHTAALIDGWPDDPSSAALAMRFNAALHALARGGNVADLSALYQREHDEFDRAIGGALAAHDDFIIRWMQEPTQTNEVARAAGFAAALMALRVRTGMPVELLEIGSSCGLNLNLARYRYDLDGVIAGDPASPVRIAPEWRGMTPVAAPIEVVAARGVDLNPLDAADRRARARLLAFVWADQPRRIERLKTALRIARAHPPELTRADATLWLPEQVAAPQSEGVCRVVFHSMVIQYLGRAARSAVIDAIHAAGARATDARPFAWLSFEWTEGREKVELALTCWPDGARRVLATCHPYGEWFDWHG, from the coding sequence ATGACGCGCGTCGGTTCCCACGGGGAGCTACGCCGCCAGTCTCGGGTCATCCGCGCCCTTGGTTCCGATTTCGTCGCTTCTGTGCTGGAGGCCGGCGACCGCCAGCTGCACCGCGCGCCGCACACCGCAGCGCTGATCGACGGCTGGCCCGACGATCCCTCATCGGCGGCGCTGGCGATGCGGTTCAACGCGGCGCTGCACGCACTGGCGCGGGGCGGCAATGTCGCGGACCTTAGCGCGCTCTATCAGCGCGAGCATGACGAGTTCGACCGCGCGATTGGCGGCGCACTCGCCGCGCATGACGACTTCATCATTCGCTGGATGCAGGAGCCGACCCAGACCAACGAAGTCGCACGTGCGGCAGGTTTCGCGGCTGCGTTGATGGCGCTGCGGGTGCGAACGGGCATGCCGGTCGAACTGCTGGAGATCGGGTCGAGCTGTGGACTCAACCTCAACCTGGCCCGCTATCGCTACGATCTCGATGGCGTGATTGCCGGTGATCCCGCCTCGCCGGTGCGGATTGCGCCCGAATGGCGCGGGATGACACCGGTCGCGGCCCCGATCGAGGTGGTCGCGGCGCGCGGAGTGGATCTGAACCCGCTCGACGCCGCCGACCGGCGCGCGCGCGCGCGCCTGCTCGCTTTTGTCTGGGCGGATCAACCGCGCCGGATCGAACGGCTGAAGACCGCTTTGCGCATCGCCCGCGCACATCCGCCCGAATTGACCCGCGCCGACGCGACTCTGTGGCTGCCCGAACAGGTCGCCGCGCCGCAGAGCGAAGGGGTGTGCCGCGTCGTCTTCCACTCGATGGTGATCCAGTATCTCGGCCGCGCTGCCCGCAGTGCGGTGATCGACGCGATCCATGCGGCAGGCGCGCGCGCCACCGATGCGCGCCCGTTCGCCTGGCTCAGCTTCGAATGGACCGAGGGGCGCGAGAAGGTCGAGCTGGCGCTGACCTGCTGGCCTGACGGTGCTCGCCGCGTGCTCGCCACCTGCCATCCCTATGGCGAATGGTTCGACTGGCACGGTTGA
- a CDS encoding sugar porter family MFS transporter, whose product MDRARGEENRVTQTSGAQANTGLVFAIVAVATIGGLLFGYDSGAVNGTQDGLKTAFALNDTSLGFTVGSLLIGCFIGAFFAGTLADKMGRRNVMRLAAVLFLVGALVQGFAHDQTIFVIARIVGGMAVGAASVLSPAYISEVAPANIRGRMTTVQQVMIITGLTAAFVVNYYLAQAAGSSLALFWADIEAWRWMYLMQALPAAVFLVALFFIPESPRYLVAKGRDAEALTVLNRLFGTDAGTAKLGEIKASFSTDHNPRLSDILSKGAGGFLGIRSIVWVGIMLAVFQQLVGINVIFYYGATLWQLAGYTENDALMINIVSGVVSIAACFITIAVIDKIGRKPLLLIGSAGMAVTLFIMVYAFSQGSLDADGKLVLSTQLGMLAVIAANLYVIFFNVSWGPVMWVMLGEMFPNQIRGSALAVAGFFQWFANYLIAQTFPAMATWSLAGAYTFYAVCAVISFFLVQRYVKETKGRELEEMEG is encoded by the coding sequence ATGGACCGGGCCAGGGGAGAGGAGAATCGGGTGACCCAGACATCGGGGGCGCAGGCCAATACAGGCTTGGTCTTCGCCATCGTCGCGGTGGCGACGATCGGCGGATTGCTATTCGGATATGACAGCGGTGCCGTGAACGGCACGCAGGACGGCCTGAAAACGGCCTTTGCCCTCAACGACACCAGCCTGGGCTTCACCGTCGGTTCGCTGCTCATCGGTTGTTTCATCGGTGCGTTCTTCGCCGGAACGCTGGCCGACAAGATGGGCCGCCGCAATGTGATGCGGCTCGCGGCCGTGCTGTTTCTCGTTGGTGCGCTGGTGCAGGGTTTTGCGCACGATCAGACGATTTTCGTCATCGCCCGCATCGTCGGCGGCATGGCGGTCGGTGCGGCGTCGGTGTTGTCGCCCGCCTATATCTCCGAAGTCGCGCCGGCGAATATTCGCGGACGCATGACCACGGTGCAGCAGGTGATGATCATCACCGGTCTGACCGCCGCGTTCGTGGTCAACTATTATCTGGCGCAGGCTGCGGGCTCGTCGCTCGCCTTGTTCTGGGCGGATATCGAGGCGTGGCGCTGGATGTACCTGATGCAGGCACTGCCCGCAGCGGTGTTCCTGGTCGCGCTGTTCTTCATCCCGGAAAGCCCGCGCTATCTCGTCGCCAAGGGCCGCGATGCCGAGGCGCTGACCGTGCTGAACCGGTTGTTCGGTACGGACGCCGGCACCGCCAAGCTCGGCGAGATCAAGGCAAGCTTCTCGACCGATCATAATCCGCGCCTCAGCGACATTTTGTCGAAGGGTGCGGGCGGCTTCCTCGGCATCCGCAGCATCGTGTGGGTCGGCATCATGCTGGCGGTGTTCCAGCAGCTCGTCGGCATCAACGTCATCTTCTACTATGGCGCGACGCTGTGGCAGCTCGCCGGCTATACCGAGAATGACGCGCTGATGATCAACATCGTGTCGGGCGTCGTGTCGATCGCGGCGTGCTTCATCACGATTGCGGTGATCGACAAGATCGGACGCAAGCCGCTGTTATTGATTGGTTCTGCGGGCATGGCCGTGACCTTGTTCATCATGGTCTATGCGTTCAGCCAGGGCTCGCTCGACGCGGACGGCAAGCTGGTGTTGTCGACCCAGCTCGGCATGCTCGCGGTGATCGCAGCCAACCTGTACGTCATCTTCTTCAACGTCAGCTGGGGCCCGGTGATGTGGGTGATGCTGGGCGAGATGTTCCCCAACCAGATCCGCGGATCGGCGCTGGCGGTGGCGGGCTTCTTCCAGTGGTTCGCCAACTATCTCATCGCCCAGACCTTCCCGGCCATGGCGACGTGGAGCCTGGCGGGTGCCTACACCTTCTACGCGGTGTGCGCGGTGATCAGCTTCTTCCTGGTCCAGCGCTATGTGAAGGAAACCAAGGGCCGCGAGCTTGAGGAAATGGAAGGCTGA
- a CDS encoding tryptophan halogenase family protein — translation MAERIRSIVIVGGGTAGWMTAAAMARILGPDYATITLVESDAIGTVGVGEATIPQIGTFNRLLGIDENEFLRRTKGSFKLGIEFVDWGGLGRRYFHPFGKYGIDMEGVSFHAYWQRLAHEAQFADIDAFSLMASAGRANRFMPPIDAGNSPLSGIAYAYHFDAGLYALYLRELAEKMGVKRIEGRIVDVARDGTSGHIASVALESGEQVAGELFIDCSGFSGLLIGKTLGVPYVDWSAHLPCNRAVAVPCASVPGGLTPFTRSTARSAGWQWRIPLQHRTGNGMVYCSDYISDDEAAATLLANLDGEALADPRFLRFTTGHRTHFWDANCVSIGLSAGFMEPLESTSIWMIQTGIARLLSNFPDSSFAEAERARYNRLMIEESELIRDFLILHYHITDRNDSPFWDYCRTMEIPERLAEKMRVFESSGRCFREHEELFNDTSWFAVMVGQGMRWARHDPVAELLTLAETRDRLAHIASAVAKSVEYMPDHAEYIRQNCAAA, via the coding sequence GTGGCGGAACGGATCCGGTCGATCGTGATCGTGGGGGGTGGCACAGCGGGGTGGATGACCGCGGCGGCGATGGCGCGCATCCTTGGCCCCGATTATGCGACGATCACGCTGGTCGAGTCGGACGCAATCGGTACGGTCGGCGTGGGCGAGGCGACAATCCCGCAGATCGGCACATTCAACCGGCTGCTGGGTATCGACGAGAATGAGTTTCTGCGCCGGACCAAGGGCAGCTTCAAGCTGGGGATCGAATTCGTCGACTGGGGCGGACTCGGCCGCCGCTATTTCCACCCGTTCGGCAAATATGGCATCGACATGGAGGGCGTGTCCTTCCACGCCTATTGGCAGCGGCTGGCGCATGAAGCGCAATTCGCCGACATCGACGCCTTCTCCCTGATGGCAAGCGCCGGTCGCGCCAACCGCTTCATGCCGCCGATCGACGCGGGCAATTCGCCGCTGTCGGGCATCGCCTATGCCTATCATTTCGATGCGGGGCTCTACGCCCTCTATCTGCGCGAGCTGGCGGAGAAGATGGGCGTCAAACGGATCGAAGGGCGCATCGTCGATGTCGCGCGCGATGGGACAAGCGGCCATATCGCGTCGGTCGCGCTCGAATCCGGCGAACAGGTGGCGGGCGAGCTGTTCATCGACTGCTCGGGCTTTAGCGGGTTGCTGATCGGCAAGACACTGGGCGTGCCCTATGTCGACTGGTCGGCGCATCTGCCGTGCAATCGCGCGGTGGCAGTGCCGTGCGCATCGGTGCCAGGCGGCCTCACCCCTTTCACCCGATCGACCGCGCGCAGTGCCGGGTGGCAATGGCGCATCCCGCTCCAGCATCGCACCGGCAACGGCATGGTCTATTGCAGCGACTATATCAGTGACGACGAGGCGGCGGCGACCCTGCTCGCCAATCTCGATGGCGAGGCGCTGGCCGATCCGCGCTTCCTGCGCTTCACCACCGGGCATCGTACGCATTTCTGGGACGCGAACTGCGTATCGATCGGCCTGTCGGCGGGGTTCATGGAGCCGCTCGAATCAACCAGCATCTGGATGATCCAGACCGGTATCGCGCGGCTGTTGTCGAACTTCCCGGACTCGAGCTTCGCTGAGGCCGAGCGCGCGCGCTACAACCGGCTGATGATCGAGGAGAGCGAGCTGATCCGCGACTTCCTGATCCTCCACTACCACATCACCGACCGCAATGATTCGCCCTTCTGGGACTATTGCCGGACGATGGAGATCCCCGAGCGGCTGGCGGAAAAGATGCGCGTGTTCGAAAGCTCGGGCCGCTGCTTCCGCGAGCATGAGGAGCTGTTCAACGACACCAGCTGGTTCGCCGTGATGGTGGGTCAGGGGATGCGCTGGGCGCGGCACGATCCGGTCGCGGAGCTGCTGACACTGGCGGAGACGCGCGACCGGCTGGCGCATATCGCGAGCGCGGTCGCCAAATCGGTGGAGTACATGCCCGATCACGCCGAATATATCCGGCAGAACTGCGCGGCGGCTTAG